In the genome of Candidatus Hydrogenedentota bacterium, the window GACCGCGTAATCTTCATCGCTCAGCAGAAACGGCGCCTCGCCGGTGGTGGTCCCCCCAAGGCCAGTTTCCGGATAGAAATGCCCGAGAAGGAGCCGCGGGGGAGGGCCGCTCTTCACAAGTATCGTTGCCCGGAACCTGCATGGCCTCTCGGGGATCCGCATATAGAACGGCGTGCTATACCAGCTCATGCCTTCTTTAGGGGCACGGTTCGCGGCGATGCGCGCGGCCTGCATGACCGGAAGCGGCGGAGAAAGAACAATGCTTGTCGGACCCATATCGACGGTGCGGCCCGTTCTCTCGGTCCATGTCTGAAACAGGGCGTATCGGGGATGGGCAAAGTCTCGAACAATGAGGTACTCCCCGCCGGGCCACAACGACGCGGCCTCCGCGGCGCTCAGACTGGCGCGGAGGCCTTCCAGATAGGCCAGCGCCTCGCCGGAACCCGAGCCTGCAAGAGAAAACAGCGACAGAGCTTGGGCGGCGTCCCCCGTTGCCAGACAGGTTCTACCCATTTCGGTGGCGAAGTCTTTGATTTCCTGTCTGTCCGCCTCACGGGCGTTCCGGAAACTGGCGCGCCAATACGCGTCAGCCTCCGCTAGATCATCTGTGGCTTTGCTGAAACTCCCCTCGCTGAAGTACGCCTTTGCCCGCAGCAGGTGCACCAAACCATGACTGCGAAACTGGTTGCCTGCGTAGAGCAGATTTCCCGTACAGATGTCAACGGCAAGGCCGAAATCTCCGTCCTCGAGCGCTTTCCGTGCATCGTCTTCAAAAACGAAGGGATGGTAGCGGTGCACGGTATATTGTACCCATTGGATCGATACCATGGCGGCAAGGATGAGGCCCGCCAGCACCCCGGCAAGCAACATGCCTTGCCTCAGGTCCGGTATGAGAAAGGCGGTTTTGTCCTTAGATTCCAGAGTCTGTTCCGTCATGATCTTCGCAAATCCAACGCTTTCTTCGCGGGCGCGTTGCTCTATTTAATTAAGGGAAGCGATCTACACAGCTAAGCCGCATCATCCCAAACAAAGCATTCGCAATCAAGTGACTTCAGTTACAGCGGTGGGGTCCAGCCGTAACAGGCGCGGTACATCGCCTGAGACGGGAATTTGGCGCGCTTGCCGCATTTTACCGCCCTGCGCTATGCTCTGGCTTCGGATTGTTCTTCGGAAAAACAGAGTCTTCAGTCAGCGTGCGCAGGCCAGAAAGATCACAAACTTCTTTGTCAATAGGCGAAGGGTGTGTATCAAAACGGCAAAGGCGCGGGGAGGGGGCGAGAATGAGAGAGGTATTGGTAGCGGCGATCTCTATGTGCTGCCTGTGCACGGCTGCATACGCAGCGAACGTGAACCTGTCGGCAGAACCCTATCTTGAAGGCGGGCTTTTCACTAACCCCGTTCTGCCCACCGAGGGCGACGCGGCGTCGATAACCTTGCGGGCACAATGCGACGGCAAAACGCCCTCAAGAATCCCAGCCCGCATAACAATAACGGATATGGCAGGAAAGGCCGTCTTCTCGGAATCTCTCGACCTTGCCCGCAAGGATACGATCGCCGAAGCCACCTTGTCATGGACCTCTGCCAGCAACGGTTTATTTACTGTACGCGCCGAAGTCGACCCCGCCAACCGCATATCCGAGTCGAACGAGACAGACAACGCCGCCGAGATAATTCTGCCGTTCATCGTTAGGGGCCGGAACTTCAAACTTCATTTCCCCTGGTACCGGGAAGTGCCGTTCGCGCGCTGGACGACCGTCGTCACCTCGATTGGCGAGGGAAGTCTCGTGCGATTGGAGGAGCGTGGCGTAATCCCCTTGAATTGGGAATACGGCGGAATGAGTTGGACTTATTACGACAAGGAAAAGGCCCAGACCGACCCCGATGCCGTCCTCAAAGAGATCGAGCAAACGTTCTACGATAAGTTCACTCGGAGCGGGAACGAGATCCGCGGATTCGGGATAGACGAGGTCGGAGGATATCCCGATTCGTTCAAGCTGAAAGCCTCGATCGCTTCCATGCAGGCCCTTGCGCGCGCAAAACGTGAGAATCCGCGCAGGTTCTTCGCCGTGTGGAATGGGGGAGGGCCGCGGCCCGAACTTGCGAGCGTCGTACGCCAGGGCGCGGACCTGTTCCTGCTGGAGACCTACCTGTGGAGGGCGCTGCCCGACGAACTGGGCACGGAAGACATCTATGCGGCAATCGAGGCGCGCTTGTCCCCCTACATCCGCAACACCGACATGTTTCAGCCTGCCTACGGCAACGACTGCTACACTCTGCTGGCCTTGGACACTTCCGAGCGGCCCGACCGGACCACTCTTGGCGAGCAAGAAGAGGTCATCCGGTACATTCGCCAGCGGTTTCCGGAAATGCGCGGCATCGCGTGGTACAACGGCGGGTACGGCAGCAAGGACTACGGCTTGGAACGCGCCAAGGAGATGGATCGGCACCACGAGGCAGTCCAAAGGAACGCCGACCGCCTTTGCTTCGAGTATTGGGTCAAGCCCTGCCTGACATTTCTGCCGCGCAGCATCTGGCTCGAACGCGAAGAATCGGGGGACTTCTCCCTGACCGCCGCGTTGAGCAACATTGGCGCGGTCGACTCGGGGCCGGTCGAAGTGGAGCTTCTATCCGACGGCCAGGTCATTGCCACGAAATCCGCCGGCTCCGTCCCGGCCGGCGCGAATCGCAACGAGGACAGGGCGTTGTTTGTCGAACGGGTCGATGTGGGCAGAGGACCGCACATGGTCTCGGCGCGGGTCATTTCCGCGCCCGGTTCGACGGTACTGGAAGGCAGCGTGTCTCTGGAACGCTTTATTCAGGAATAGTCGATGAATCGCAAAGGAGTGGGCAATGCGTAGTCATGCTCTCTGTCTGGCAGGATGTGTTTGTGTGATGGTC includes:
- a CDS encoding CARDB domain-containing protein, translated to MREVLVAAISMCCLCTAAYAANVNLSAEPYLEGGLFTNPVLPTEGDAASITLRAQCDGKTPSRIPARITITDMAGKAVFSESLDLARKDTIAEATLSWTSASNGLFTVRAEVDPANRISESNETDNAAEIILPFIVRGRNFKLHFPWYREVPFARWTTVVTSIGEGSLVRLEERGVIPLNWEYGGMSWTYYDKEKAQTDPDAVLKEIEQTFYDKFTRSGNEIRGFGIDEVGGYPDSFKLKASIASMQALARAKRENPRRFFAVWNGGGPRPELASVVRQGADLFLLETYLWRALPDELGTEDIYAAIEARLSPYIRNTDMFQPAYGNDCYTLLALDTSERPDRTTLGEQEEVIRYIRQRFPEMRGIAWYNGGYGSKDYGLERAKEMDRHHEAVQRNADRLCFEYWVKPCLTFLPRSIWLEREESGDFSLTAALSNIGAVDSGPVEVELLSDGQVIATKSAGSVPAGANRNEDRALFVERVDVGRGPHMVSARVISAPGSTVLEGSVSLERFIQE